From one Phaeodactylum tricornutum CCAP 1055/1 chromosome 16, whole genome shotgun sequence genomic stretch:
- a CDS encoding predicted protein, whose product MMVRVLPTRERRGRTWCRCLVFRVFLVLTLLYGVLQRNATPSTETSSSRTDVPHQRAMPGIVLTSVVSSLDAFQPTQSQKLPTTNTTICNAKGCWRNTQLPTTRGSQSPPVAAPVWYWNYHAVLAAHTGRQSSRILELRSIDSRHRLPPIAYENVTAFLDAAVPPLDDERWWRSEGTKELLFTYNPSILHDSRFLASFRVSNQNYCFHPYDRQRLQPTGTGSKRMTGTNHLGLALLDANLRVLSDQVVDVSHIFHTVEDFRLVRIADDLYLSSFDEIVPFWLWSSTSIRDGSSTTPTVLPTTVFPPLHCKDNGDKARLFASTPPWSIAIRDYTSCAPCGKVKTTSRRVASCGKNFNYFADPRSGDKNPSTSVRVEIWPSAPHIVRTVQLEKSCDRRPEPVSIVTDFDPPPSFATLEALYGPPHGEQILTRGRGGACCIDLNRTLATTRGLTTQRLLVGIQHSKSRPQTRRHANSTPRVTPNHYLSRWYAFEATEPYRIVAQSGYFCFGFPDATDNAHANSGSMLAVTTWRYLKLGDQIPIPECPRIHFVSGLTLDVRDPTKVVVAYGINDCVSGFVALTIAGVEQLLFRNVSASVKAARTKR is encoded by the exons ATGATGGTGCGAGTCCTTCCGACTCGCGAACGACGAGGCCGTACTTGGTGTCGCTGTCTAGTCTTTAGAGTATTCCTCGTCTTGACGCTCTTGTACGGAGTATTGCAACGCAATGCGACGCCCTCAACGGAAACATCCTCGAGCCGGACGGACGTGCCGCACCAACGAGCCATGCCCGGCATCGTCCTCACGTCAGTGGTTTCCAGTCTCGACGCTTTCCAACCAACGCAATCCCAGAAGTTGCCCACAACAAACACCACAATCTGCAATGCCAAAGGATGTTGGCGCAACACGCAGTTGCCCACGACTCGGGGTAGCCAAAGTCCGCCGGTGGCCGCTCCGGTGTGGTACTGGAACTACCATGCGGTCCTTGCCGCGCACACGGGGCGACAATCCAGTCGCATCCTGGAGTTGCGTTCCATCGATTCTCGGCATCGGTTACCGCCTATCGCGTACGAGAACGTGACGGCCTTTCTCGACGCGGCGGTCCCTCCGCTCGACGACGAGCGCTGGTGGCGATCCGAGGGCACCAAGGAACTCTTGTTTACCTACAACCCTTCCATT CTCCACGACAGCCGTTTCTTGGCGTCGTTTCGTGTTTCGAACCAAAATTATTGCTTCCATCCCTACGATCGACAACGACTGCAACCGACCGGGACCGGAAGCAAACGGATGACCGGCACTAATCATTTGGGTCTCGCCTTGTTGGACGCCAACTTGCGGGTGCTTTCGGACCAAGTGGTGGACGTATCGCATATATTCCACACCGTCGAAGACTTTCGTTTGGTCCGCATCGCCGACGACCTCTACCTTTCCAGTTTTGATGAGATTGTGCCCTTTTGGCTCTGGTCGTCTACGTCGATCAGGGACGGTAGCAGTACTACACCCACGGTACTCCCAACTACTGTGTTTCCACCATTGCACTGTAAAGACAACGGTGACAAGGCACGTTTGTTCGCATCCACGCCGCCGTGGTCCATTGCAATTCGCGACTACACATCCTGTGCTCCCTGCGGGAAAGTAAAGACGACGAGTCGACGAGTCGCATCGTGTGGTAAGAATTTCAATTACTTTGCGGATCCTCGCAGTGGCGACAAGAATCCGTCAACCTCCGTGCGCGTGGAAATTTGGCCGTCGGCACCGCACATTGTGCGGACGGTTCAACTCGAGAAATCCTGTGATCGAAGGCCAGAGCCCGTCAGTATTGTGACCGACTTCGACCCGCCACCGTCGTTCGCCACGCTTGAAGCCCTGTACGGACCACCGCATGGTGAGCAGATTTTGACCCGGGGTCGGGGTGGTGCCTGCTGTATTGACCTGAACCGCACGCTGGCAACGACCAGAGGCTTGACAACACAGAGGCTCTTGGTCGGTATTCAACACAGCAAATCACGTCCGCAAACGAGACGACACGCCAATTCCACTCCTCGCGTCACACCGAACCATTACCTCTCGCGTTGGTACGCCTTTGAAGCGACGGAACCGTACCGTATTGTGGCCCAATCGGGATACTTTTGTTTCGGGTTCCCCGACGCGACCGACAATGCCCACGCAAATAGCGGGAGTATGCTTGCCGTTACCACATGGCGTTATCTGAAGCTAGGCGACCAAATTCCCATACCAGAGTGTCCCCGTATTCATTTTGTGAGTGGACTGACGCTCGACGTTCGTGACCCTACAAAAGTCGTTGTTGCGTACGGAATCAATGATTGCGTTTCGGGATTTGTGGCGCTTACCATTGCGGGAGTGGAGCAGCTCTTGTTTAGGAACGTGTCGGCATCGGTCAAAGCTGCACGAACCAAACGATAA
- a CDS encoding alpha-1,3-mannosyl-glycoprotein beta-1,2-N-acetylglucosaminyltransferase (Enzyme involved in N-glycan biosynthetic pathway), with the protein MRLWKRTTSGVPPPRRRRRGGREERLAIGLLLTLAVVWGTVLVGTLVALVASPTKSVPTFPTVPTDSRPSAAFVVSDAPGAYESPLLVFTCRRDQYLRETLRDIWNYIPTDCSVGCPLVISQDGNDPAVQRVVREFTDEFATKNVPVVHWTHTSALRGGTNGYQALAIHYGWALRRVFDGQTLSGSVHGAKHGTPKRVIILEEDLHVAPDFFDYFAATAPLLDHDSSLLAVSAFHDNGFAHNVRNASRILRSDFFPGLGWMMNRRLWVDELQSKWPGGYWDDWLREPAQRQDRAILRPEISRTYHFGTEGGTSSNQFGSHLSKILLNRETVDWSKAVDLEAQLRPEVYDPAYWAMVQASTLTYTIPDALEQAKKSNARLQYTTIEQFKYLAHKLKLMADEKANVPRTAYKGIV; encoded by the coding sequence ATGCGGTTGTGGAAACGTACGACGTCGGGTGTGCCACCACCACGCCGTAGACGCCGTGGTGGACGGGAGGAGCGTCTAGCGATAGGACTACTGCTCACGCTGGCCGTCGTGTGGGGTACGGTACTCGTCGGTACCCTCGTGGCCCTCGTCGCGTCCCCCACCAAATCCGTCCCGACGTTTCCCACGGTACCGACCGATTCACGACCGTCCGCCGCCTTCGTCGTCTCGGACGCACCCGGGGCGTACGAATCGCCCTTACTCGTCTTTACCTGTCGACGAGATCAATATTTGCGCGAAACATTGCGGGATATTTGGAACTACATTCCGACGGATTGTTCGGTAGGTTGTCCCTTGGTAATTTCAcaagacggcaacgacccCGCCGTCCAACGTGTGGTACGCGAGTTTACCGACGAATTCGCCACCAAGAACGTCCCCGTGGTCCACTGGACGCATACGAGTGCCTTGCGCGGCGGCACGAACGGCTACCAAGCCTTGGCCATTCACTACGGTTGGGCCTTGCGAAGAGTCTTTGACGGACAAACGCTGTCCGGGAGCGTTCACGGTGCGAAGCACGGGACGCCAAAACGGGTCATTATCCTCGAAGAAGATTTGCACGTGGCACCGGACTTTTTCGACTACTTTGCCGCCACCGCGCCCCTTTTGGACCACGATTCGTCCCTCCTGGCCGTTTCGGCCTTTCACGACAACGGCTTTGCACACAACGTTCGGAACGCATCCAGAATATTGCGGTCCGACTTTTTCCCCGGTCTCGGATGGATGATGAACCGACGGTTATGGGTGGATGAGCTCCAGTCAAAATGGCCCGGCGGATACTGGGACGACTGGTTGCGGGAACCGGCACAACGGCAAGATCGCGCAATTCTAAGACCCGAAATCTCCCGCACCTACCACTTTGGCACCGAGGGTGGCACGAGTAGTAATCAGTTTGGGTCCCATTTATCGAAAATACTGCTCAACCGTGAAACAGTGGATTGGAGCAAGGCAGTGGATCTGGAAGCCCAACTGCGACCCGAAGTGTACGACCCGGCCTACTGGGCCATGGTGCAAGCCTCCACATTGACGTACACCATCCCAGACGCACTCGAGCAGGCCAAAAAAAGTAACGCGAGATTACAGTACACCACCATTGAGCAGTTCAAGTACCTCGCTCATAAACTGAAACTCATGGCCGACGAAAAGGCCAATGTACCACGGACGGCATACAAGGGAATTGTG